Part of the Parambassis ranga chromosome 16, fParRan2.1, whole genome shotgun sequence genome, TTCTGTGTATTTTAGTGAACACACAGAATTCTGTGTTCAGCAGGTACAGCCACTGCACAAgtatatggtctcacaatgggtctgaggatctcatcccggtaCCTATCATCATCCAGGTATACTTGAAATGTAGGGTTATGTTTGTGAGTGGCGAGGATCATGGCTGACATGGATAGTTACCTGGATGGCAGCGTGAGCTTTGAAGAGTTTGTCGTCATGATGACTAATCTTACCGTGTGCAGCTCCCCCTTATTCCAGGACTACGCTCCTGTGATTATCCAGTGTGGTCAAATCAGAGATGGGCAGTTCCAAAGACTGTGAATGTCATCATGCTTCTCTGTGACTCATTTAAACCATCAATGAACTATTCTGAAAGTTAATTATTACCTGCggtgtatttattatttattattattatttattttcaccACCTATACACATTGCATTTGAAACCAAAGATTTATTGTAGGAGGTAttgctaaaatgctaaaaactaAAATGCAAACtactggtgtttttctttattctgatGATATTTAGACAGTAAAACAAGTGTAACATCAGTATCATCTGAAAGTTTAAAAACAACAGAGggattaaaaattaaattaaaaacaagcaaaagCAAACCATGCAACGTCATGAAGATTTGTATAAAATATCAAGAACATGATTTCCACCTGATATGAGAGCTACAATACAGATTCACTGTATATAAAATGTGCCCATTTTGGCAGAGTGCAATCAAAGATATCCAgctgtgtcaaaataaaagttacaacactgatgcatctgcagctcatataatgtccaaatcctagCTAAGAAAATAATTTTCCCTTTTGTCCTTCTTATCCAGGCTTCATGGCAACCAGTACAAAGTTTCTTGGAGAAAAGTTAGGGTTAAAAAGAGGAACAAGTTGGCTGTCCACACCTGCAGAGAGTTAAGTTTTTAGTTCAaggtaaaaaagaaaataaacagtttaAAAGTGACCGTTCACTCACCGTTCTCCTGCAGGTAGATCATCCTGTCCAGAAGCACCAATGACTCCACCACAGGAGCCAGCAGCAGCGTCAGGCTGAAGAACACCACCACCCTGCCCTGCTGCTTCAGCATGGCTTGCACTCGCTCCGGGTCTAGGGGCATCTCAGGAGGCAGCCTAACCCGGGCCAGACCCAGACGGGCGTATCTAGAAGAGAACACGAatacagacagaggaggatgttATGTGTCACCAATGCACAGGATGAATACTTATTAAAGTGCATTCAGTGTTAACTCACTCTGAAAAGGGTAACAGGTgtgctttttttattgtctgGATTCCTGCCCTGCGTAGATCTGGGCTTGCGTCCCTTATGAAGGTCTCCAGCATTCCTCTGTAACAGTGTGTCCTGAGCAGCTCGCTTTCCTCCCTTAGCCTCCGGATGTAGTCCTCCACAGCATGACACGCCCCCTCTCGTGCTTTATAGGACAGCTGGTGCCCTGGTAAACCCCGCACCCAGAAGCTCATTGGGTAGCCGTACTCCGATGGGAGTGATTTGCCACCTGGTGTCGGTTCAGTTGGAGGTGCAACCAATCCTGGAGGAGTAGGGTTTTCATTGGTCGTAATTTTCATGTAGCAGCATGCCACAGAAGTGATGCCGCGAACGTGTGGACAGCTGACAAAGTGGCGGAGAAGGGTGGCGCTGAGGTCACCGCAGGCGTGTAGTCCAGTCAGGATAAAGTCTGGAAATCCTTGTGAAGTGTTCTCCTCAGGCTGTACacagtcctgacagacaggtttgctgcaggagcagcagattTCAGCTGTCAGCTCCTCTTTACACTCATGCTTGTCGGACTTTAGTGATGACAATTCTTGTAAGTTATCATCAGATGGTGACATCTGGACCACATCCGTGTCTACCTGATGGCCCCGGAGTCGTTTTTTGCAGGGTCCAGATGGAGTGGGGGGGCCTTCACTGATACAATCTGCAGCTCTTAGTTGCGTGACGAATGCTTCCCATGATGCTTTGGGGTTTACCCAGCCAGCCACATGACGGGGACAGAACTGTGATACTTGGACAGCACAGTTCTAATAATAGAAGGAAAactattttttaacatttacagTGACATCTAATGATCATTATTTCTATAAACAATGTATCATAGGTTGTGAAAGGAAGATATATACATTTCACTTTACTTTGCTGCCCCCAGGTGGCAAACAAATTACCCACACTTGCTTTCCCCTGTATACAGTGAATGCCTTTTCCATAACAATCTTTGAACAGCTAGTTACAGTGGGAATATAACTGTAGCAGTTACTGTAAACAAGCAAAATAGATGCAAtttcacagtgactgaagaCTAATCATAGATAAACAGTGTGCAACAAATTCACCAaatcgatcccaactcctccctagtcactgttgtgtgtccttgggcaagacactttacctgcatagcctccagtgtactcactggtgtatggcgctctttgctgggctgccttaagcaatttccccattgtgggactaataaaggtttcaaatcaCCAACCTTTTTCTGGTTCTCCTTCTCCAAGGCCCACATTAACTGTCCATCAAACTTGGATGCCATAGCAACTAGGGCGTGATCAGCCTCGATAGCAGTGACAGACAGTCCGAGCCCAAAGGACAGGAAGCGAGTTAGGTGACCCTGTTAAAAGTGAAGCGGCGGATGCTGGGTTACAGAAATGTATAGATGTGATGTTAAAATGCTGCGTGATTGTTGATAGCTGTGAGATACCTGCCCAGAGCCCACATCCACCACTCTGTTGCAGTCAGTCTGGTCACAGAGTTGTTTAACCAGctgagaaaaaaatcaaataaaaaacagttaACAGAAAAGCAAGTATATGTTATAAATTTATATTAAAAAGCAACATATAAGCAGTCCATACAATTCCCAGCTTGCGGATCTCATGCTGTTTCTTGGGTTTAACGTGTTTCCTGAATATGTGCTGCAGCAATGAGCTCTGACTATGGTTTTTCAGGAACTCCTCTGGCTTCACCGAGCCGGGCGCCCCCGGGCCTTGCTCATGTCTGAGCTCTCTGGGAAATGCCAGCGCATGAGCTGTGGCACGGAATGCCAACAGGGACAGAGGCCAAACGGACGGGTATCTGTAACAACACAGACTGTGGTTAACACTTCACTTGTGAGGCTCATGATattctgtactttttttttttactgttactAGTTCATTAAACAAACTgcatatattattaataatattaccaaacacaaaaaagtatttaaaatgCCAACTGAATTTAGATGTTTGCTTAGAGACAGAAAGTGATTTTGAGCTGTTGAGTTTTCTGATCACAGGATGGCACCCCTTTGTCAACATGTCCCTCCTATACACACTAATCTACTAAATATCAACTTTTAATCATCTTTTAAGGCCTTTTAGGTTTAAACAATTAGCTACATGTCTATCAACGTGTGTTTATTTGCTTCCAAacttcacaaaaacaaactttttcaGTATTTACATAGACAGCAAGCCAGTGAAGGGGTTTGTAGTCCTCAAACATTAACCCATGTTTACTTTACGCTCACAACTCCACCTTTACTTTTAACATTTGCAACCTCACTTTACATATGTGTCAAAGGTTATAATCCAGCAGTACCTCCTGTCTTCGTGGGCAGCATCCAGTAACAGGTCTGCAATCTGTGGATATGACAGGTCCTCCAGCACAGGCTGCCAGCTGCTTGGTAACGTGTGCCAGAGATCTTCGGTGAAAAACTCCTGTGGAGAGAATACGATGTTTAATTAAAGAACTACAAACGGATGGTACATGAGTTCAGCTATTTGTATATTATAATCAACTGAGAGACCAAGAGAGTTACTTGTCATTCACAACATGGAAACTTGAGAAATGATATAAAGCACTCAGGTCACAGAACTGCAGTATAAGCACCATCATTTAATATGATTTTACTTATTAGTATTGTTCAAATATCAAAGTAAAAAAGCAGAAATCTGCTAAACGTCTAAAATCTCGAGGAACACCATCACATAGGATCCTGGTCCCCATGACAAATGACAGTCTTAAATGTTTCCAAATGAAGTATTTTACCCTGTTGAGGAAGCAAACTGAGGCGACATAGGTCAGCTATTCATACGCACAATTATATAAGCGTCGGACAGGTGGCTGTACTGGGACAGGAAAGCAGTGAGTCTCCTCGCCagctctttttgttgttgtgctgaGAAACTTGCAGTAAACATGATCTTCTCATCTTGTGCTGCTGACAGTTCATCTGACATGGGACTTGAAGGGAAGCTAATGCTAGCACGCGTTAGCCTGTTCGCGACGCGTTAAGTGTCTGGTTTAAGTTAAAGTAGTAGTAAAAACCTGAAAAAGCTACCAACCCGCTcttaaaaaacatttactgtaaatttCGTACTTCATTATTTCAAATCAGAAGATTTTCAGAACAGCTAGTTGTTTTTAGCCTCTAGCTAGCTACAATAGCTACTATCACATGTAGCAGGCTGGTGCGTTTAAGAACTTCACGTAATATCTTGAACCAGTGGTAGAAGTTAGCTCATGAACTAACGTTTGTAAGGTTTATAAACTAAGACGTTATGAAAATGATTTTCCATCGGTATTTGAGTGTATTATTAATACGTAAGTAAGCTTCTCCGTCACTTCTGATAGATCTATGTTAATTCAGATGGATATTAGGCATCTGGCTATTACCGCAATTGTAATAAGCCTGTGAAAGTGAAGTGATATAAATTATTGTTTATCCCAATTTCAAACCAGTTTTTTACTTGTTTAGAAAAATCGCTTGAAATAAAATCAATGAAAATTTAACGTCACTAAAATAGTCCAACAATTCGAGCTGTACCTGAAGGCAGCATGCCCCGGAAGTGGTTTCCCTTGTTATGAGTTGGTCAGGAAGACTCTCGTGGTTCACAGTGTGCATCAGGTTTGATTTGATATTCCAAAAAGTTATTTTGTATACGTTTCTGTACTGGAAATGTGTTGGTATCATCACACGAATGTTCACAAAGCCGTGACGTCGAATTTGGCTGTGACGTCGAATTTGGCTGTGACGTCGAATTTTGCTTTGGGAGGCATTAATTCACTGGTATCCGCCGAATTAGCATTAGCGTTAGCGAGCTAACAAGAGCGTGGATCTACGTCAATAACAGTGAGCTAACGTTTATTATAAAGGCAAACCAGCTTTTACCAGATGTGCGTGTGcgttttaataaataatacaggGCTGTGCTTTCATATTGAACACCGTCGTGTGtcacatgtgtgtttaaacGTAAACCTTGTCTACATTGTGGGAATCCACATGTTTTGTCTGAGTGAAATGTTCCCGTTGACGAAGGTTTTACGATAAGAAGAGCTCAAAATCtttaatatattaatttatgtgTTAAAGCAAATATTCACTTATTTGGCTGTAGCTAGCAGATTGGTACATTTCAttaatttgtcttttaaaaggttttATCTGTCTCTCTTGCAGGATGCATTTATGTTGCTGTCAAACTGGGtcacaaggaggaggagcacaTTGAGCTTTTCTAGATAAGCAGAACTGAAAATACagattttgttttcaaaatgtcaGACATTAGGATCAACATATCTGACTTCAATGACTCTGCACAGAACAATCCaactaaaaagcaaaaaaagaaaaaaaagtggcttCACAGTAAAATGCAACGCTTCAAAGGTTTTCCAAAAGATGGACACAAATACAATGGCTATAGAAAGGACTCCAGACCTGGCCATACTGTATGCCAAAATGGAGCACTTACAAACTGTTCAGCACGTCCCACGTCCACACAAAGTGTACCTCATCTTGCCAGTGCCTCAGACAGCAACCCCGGCCCTTCAGCTTCCACTTCCAGCAAGTCTTCCTT contains:
- the mettl25b gene encoding methyltransferase-like protein 25B; protein product: MSDELSAAQDEKIMFTASFSAQQQKELARRLTAFLSQYSHLSDAYIIEFFTEDLWHTLPSSWQPVLEDLSYPQIADLLLDAAHEDRRYPSVWPLSLLAFRATAHALAFPRELRHEQGPGAPGSVKPEEFLKNHSQSSLLQHIFRKHVKPKKQHEIRKLGILVKQLCDQTDCNRVVDVGSGQGHLTRFLSFGLGLSVTAIEADHALVAMASKFDGQLMWALEKENQKKNCAVQVSQFCPRHVAGWVNPKASWEAFVTQLRAADCISEGPPTPSGPCKKRLRGHQVDTDVVQMSPSDDNLQELSSLKSDKHECKEELTAEICCSCSKPVCQDCVQPEENTSQGFPDFILTGLHACGDLSATLLRHFVSCPHVRGITSVACCYMKITTNENPTPPGLVAPPTEPTPGGKSLPSEYGYPMSFWVRGLPGHQLSYKAREGACHAVEDYIRRLREESELLRTHCYRGMLETFIRDASPDLRRAGIQTIKKAHLLPFSEYARLGLARVRLPPEMPLDPERVQAMLKQQGRVVVFFSLTLLLAPVVESLVLLDRMIYLQENGVDSQLVPLFNPNFSPRNFVLVAMKPG